The Leishmania panamensis strain MHOM/PA/94/PSC-1 chromosome 23 sequence DNA window GTCGATGGGATCCTGCAACTCCCGCCGCTAACCTCACTTCGTCCTCGTGGTCGGCGCCGTCATCATCGAAGGAGCTTTCCTCGAGCGAGGCATGCGGATGGTCAAGCGTCACCTCTgtatctccctctctacacATGTCTACGTCAGTCCCCGACCACGATGCACCTTTGCCGGAGCTTTCCCTTTCAGCCCATTCTCCTCTCATGCCAGCGCTCTCGAAAAACAGACCCTCCTCAGCCTCTCCAAcgccctgcagcaccgcgttcAGCCCTCGCACTGGCGCTGCGTGCAGCGGCACATGCTCCGCCCAATACAAGCGTCGCTCATCTGGACGGAGAGGCAGCCCGGTGACGCCGTGGGTGGTGTGAAGCTGCGCTGCCCGCGCATTCGCGCGCTGCCTGCGTCGCTGGGCAAGTCTGCTGAGCGTGTCGACCCGAGCGGATAACCCACTCTTGATCTGTCCCCTTTTCAGCAATACACTAGGGTTTCCAGATGCATCCGAAGAGGCAGAAGAGTCAACGCTGTCGTATCGGTaaggcaccgccgtcgccgctgctgcctgcagGGAAGGAGTAACGTGTAAATGCTTCCGCGCAGCTTCAGCCGCCACCATGGACTTAAGATACGCAGCCGGCACCTCATTTGGCTTCCGCGCCAGCCCCGATACGGGGTCGTACAGCTCCCTGGTGCGCAAAGCGCCCACACGCAGCCGCGTTGCCGTGTGCATTAAGCTcgccccgccaccgccaccaccgtagTCGTCCGCCTGCTCCACGACCACCTCCCTCATTCCGCTTCGCACGCGATCGTAGCGCGCACTCAGCGGGCCCTGTCGCAGCTGTGCCGGGTCCACACCCGTCTCGGCGGCTACACCCTGTCTGTACGCAACCAGTGCAAGTGCGGACGCGTGGTTGCTGGATCCGTAGATCATAGAGCGGGGGATGGCATTGGTGGCACGCTCGATAGCGCATCGAtccgccgccgtctgcggcagcgccgcaagACCACTGCGGATTGCCTGCACTGGCGCCGCCGTTCCTGCACCGCGCTGTGGAACAGCGAAACCAGAAGGGTGATTGGAGCTCTCCTGGTACACACGAAGGCGAAATTTGGAACCAGAGCTGGTGGCCAGCACGTTGCTGAGTGCTGTGCACTGTGAGGTCGCCTCTGTGCCGCTGTCTGTCGTGACAGTGCGAGCGCTACCTGACGGTGTCGTCTTCGACGACGAGGCAGCACTCGAGGGGCCACGCGGTTGCGCCAAGTCCATGGACGGAGATGCAGGGAGGCTACCATGGCGAAGAGAATATCGGGAAGACATCCTTCCAAACTGTCGTACAGGTTGGTGGGCACGAGCACATGGATCGCGCGGCCCATCACCGGACCTCGTAATCCTTAGCTCGATATCATCGAAGCGATACGCTCCAGGTTCCACAAATGTCAGCGGCGACACATCCCCTtctgcctcctgcagcttgcTAGAGGTGTAGAGGCGCGCATGGGAGCTGGCCAAGGGCGAACGAGGACGCGGTGGCCGTTCCTCGCACGCGCTAGGCGGGCGTGatcgcagcggcggtgaagTGGGTGCCGACGGCGATGATAACCAGCGCTTCTCGCCGTGGTCTCGCCTTGCTTGTGCTGTACGAAGCGATAGGTTGCCAGTGCCGGCCCTCCGCTGAGACATGGAAGGGTTAAAGTGGTGGGCCACGCCCCTCACAAGGccgctgtcctcctccctttcctccagtcctccacgccaccaccacggcggcgtcAGATATCGACGCCCGCCTCCGTCCGGCTGGTGATGGTGAAGCTGCTCATCTCGATATGCCTCTGGAATGACCGGGTACAAGGCCGGCGACGGTACTTTCCGGTGCTGCAGTGAAGTGTAGGCGAACGGCGTTGATGCGCTCGTGCCAATATCATTAGATGAAGCGCTGTGCGTAGGTGACCCAGAAGGTTTACGCGAGGGCAACGTAGGTGCGGCAGCAACCGCTAGGTGTCGCTCCCGAACAGCTGTCTGCTCGCAGTCGTGGATGGGTGTAAGCCGGCGGCTGGGATAAAGGCCTGTGGCGCGTGAGAtttgtgcagctgcggccgcggcgtCACCTCCCACGGGACGCCGTGTGTCCAATACAGGAgaagcgagcagctgcagaggagagggacatGGCGCGCGGCGCAGCCCCTCCGCCGAAGCATTCACGTAGCGTTCCCCACTTGACGGGCGCGAAGATTCACCGTTGTTGAGCGCATGCCGCGCAATGGGGAGCGTCGCCTCGGTCCGATTTACCGCGCCCGAGGTGTGGGCGCGGCCActctgctccagcagcagtcgaTCCATCATCCActagaggaagagagaggggaagagcgagagggcgaACGATGGCCaaaaagagcgcgcgcggAAGACGGAGTGAGCGAGGCGGTgtcgcagtggtggtgaaggtgcCCACGCAAAAGCCCGCCGAGAGATCGACTTacagaaaggggaaaggaaaggagccGGGGGGCGCATCAAGAGGtggcatgtgtgcgtgcgtgtgtcggGTTTCGGTAACGGGGGAGCGCACACACCTATCCGAGGACAGCATCGGGGAAGCTAATCCGACTGAAATATGGTTCGAGGTGAGAGTCGGCgcagcggaaaaaaaaagtggtGGGGAGAGCACACGGAAGTGTTAAGAGAGTGGCAAGACAACACACTGCTCGCGTGTGCCTGATTGAATTTCGCTCTACATACCGTTCTATCCAAaagtgcgcacgcacagaagCATCGCCGCAtagcgaaggagagcgacAGGCATTGTAGAACAGCACCCAACACTGGAAGTGGCAACACCCACTTCCTTGCTCTCAGGAGGCAGGGAAtggggcaggggggggggtgaggccGCCACTTCCACCTCGTTCGCGCTCTTTGCGCCTCGTGAGAAATtcgcagctcctcggcgGGAACGCCTTACGCGACGTGTCACCCTGGGATGAATCCTCGAGGCGAGTTCACGTCACCAGCCTTGACACTTCACACCTTTCCCGCTCGCACACTGGTCGGTTCGCCCTCCCGCTCCCTCAAAaccttggaggaggaggaaagatCCAGTTCTCCTCGTCGACGGTGATCactcaccgctgctgccacgactCCAGCATCTGGATCTGCCGCAGAAGCGACTTGTcgtgcgcctccacctcagcTGGTCGCATATCCGGCTGTTGTGTGATAAAGCGCATCGGCCCGTCCCGAAGCAGACGCGGCTCCTTGTCGATGGGCATTGAATACGTTGTCGCCTGCTCCATACGTTCGAGGAACTCCTTCATGGCGCGCCCAGTCTCCTCAACCAGGTCCTGCGCTTGCGGTGTCTGCTCGTCCAGCATCGCGATCTCGGCAGCCGTCGCGACCATATCGGCCTCGCTtgctccctcctccaccataTAAGACATGAGCCGGTAGCGATCCATCATGCGGTCGTACAGCTCGTAACGGTGGGAAGCTTTGTAGAAGTTCGCCAGCGTAACGATGACCCGTATGTTGAACGGCTCCAGCTCCATCGCGCGGCGGGCAGCGATAATGGCGTCGCCGAGGTTCCGCTTGGGGTCTTCCTTGTGGATAAGCAGAGCCAGCGTTTCCCAcggtgcagcgcacgcgGGAAACTCAGCCATGGCCTCCATGCACAGGCGCCGCCCGAGTGCTGGCGAGTCGTGCGCACGGTCGTTCACGTACTGGAAAAGGGCCTCGCGGTAGTTGGCGTCCTGATCGTCGAGGATGTCTGGCGGTTCGCTGCACTGGCTGCTCTCCGTCGGTGGCACCTCCTCAACAACGCCTTTGGGGTCCACAGTAGGAGCACAACTCGCGCTGACTTCCTGCAGTGACGGTACGGGTACcctagcagcagcagcagcagcagcattcTGTGCCTCCACGTCAGTTGGGGCAACAGACCCGTGCCTTGCTGCAGACACACCGAGCTCGCTGCTACACTTACAGTgcaacgacgacggtgaTGGCGAGATTGCTGGCAGAGGTGACGGCCTTGGTGCCGCTCTCGGCGAGGCATGCACACGAGCACGGTACACAGACGAGTTTGCCCGATAGAGCTGCATCAGCTGCTCGCATATTTTGTAGCTCTCGTGCACGCGGCCCGCACTGCGAAGTGCGGTGTGCAGCTTCACGAGCGTAAAGAAGTGAAATCGAACCGACTGCGGCAGCATCTCATAGATGCGGCGCGCCATCAGCGCCTTCAGAAACGCGATgacgagggagagcgcaAACTTTCGAGCCGCCGGGGAGATGTCGTCCGAGTCAAAGCGCACTGCAAAGTGCTGCTCATCGACAGCGCGGAAGAGCGCTTCGAGAAGAAGGCATGCGTAATCGCGGTCGAGGACTCGCACAATGGGATCCATTGCCTCGATGAAGAACCGCGAGGCGGCGCCCTCGCCGTCGGTGGAGCACTTCTGCGCGGCCGCCTCGACAATCAGGTCGGACAAGATggacagcgccacctccaccggtgAGACCTGAGGTAGCGTCGTGTAGTGTGGCGTTGGTGCGCGGGCGACATCCGCGCCGGCCGTTATCGTCACTGCAGCCTCGGGAGACATTGATGAAGATGGTGAAGAAGATTGCTGTGGCGTAGGCGTCGACGTGGTGGGAGCGTCTGGGCTCAGTTCTGCGCAAGGCTCCTCGGCGCAATGGGCGTCGATAATCGGCAGCTTGTTGGGTGCAGTGGCCGGTTGTAGCCGCCCTTCCTGCAGTACCTTGGCGTACCCTTCGTTCAGGTagtccagcagcacgcgTATTCGCGGTACCCACCCTTCGATGCCGGTGTCCAactccagcagcgactcTATGGCGTCCACGTTAGTGACATCGTCCGCCAGGACGTCGTAGAAgaccttctccgcctcgtcACACCGTTTCAGGCGGCGGTACGTTAGGCCCAGGAGGTAGCGCACGTGGTTCACATCAGCGGTGGTGACAATCGTCTTTTCAGGGATCAAGGCTTCGGGTGACAACTCTTCCGCCTCCACGGCCTGTGACAAGTACGCGTCCTCCGTCTCGTGCACAGGTGCCCGCGGTGTGTCACGGCCGGGTCTTTCAATGACCTCCGTGCCGTCCGCCTGCAGAACCACGCGGAAGGCAGGAGTGCTTGAGGGGCCAGTCTGGAAAGCGTTCTCGCGGttctgcaggcgctgctgacgctgctgccacttcAAGAGTagcagccgctgcgtgcTCATCGGCTTCTCGACCTCCCGGCCGACCACCTCGAGAAGGCCAtccagctcctcgcgcagtGCGTCTgccgcgtgctgcagctctgcctgtgtgcttGCCTTGTTTGTCACCGTGTGTTTCAGCTCCTGAATGCGCAGAGTTGTATAGCCGGGGTACATGAGCTCCTCCCGCTCTAGCAGCTCGCGCTCGCGCTCGATCGCCTCCAGCGTAGCGGCTCCGACGCGGCTGACGCTGTCGTATCGTGGCATCGTGGTGGGGTGTGCACGAGGGTCTTGTATATAGCCAGATGGCGTCTCAGCGAGGGTGTTGCGTGTGACGTTACGCTCATAGCAGATGCGTGTGACACGCAGTAAACCAGGGTCAAGACAAACGCCACTCCGTAAAGCTGCATGCCCAGCATGACTACTGCGAAGTCCGCGTGCAGCTTCGTACTGTGCGTTTCTCTGATATGCCGCTGTTGATCGTAATGCGGCGCCGCGACTTTCACGCCGCAAAACTGACAACAACTCCACAAGCGCCGGCACGAATGGAGACGGAGTTGGGGGTGACGATGATGCGACTGCCTGAGAGACGGCGAGAGGGCTAGTCACCGCCATTGCCGGAAGTGAGATGATGGATGCACCACAAGAGTGAAGGCGTGGGCGAAGTCGGTGGCTCATCATGAGGAAGCCAGACGAGCAGGTAGTTGGCAGAGATGCTACGTGCCCTGGCatcgaagaagagcgagggcgGGAGTGCGGGAAATGAGGGTGAGGTTGGCGTCCAGGAGGACGAAGATGTACACCCGGCTGGAAGAAAGCGGAGGCTTGCCAACACAGTGACAAAAAGACAAGATGCCTCTGTGCAGTGGGTGTGCAGAGGCCTCTTGTAGCGACAAGGATGATTCGATAGGCCGccgacacccacacgcaggGTCAATACGTTAGATCAAGGGGGACGGAGAACGACGGGATGAGTTGCTGAGGCACATTGGTGGAGTAGTTGGCTGCTCGCATGTACTACTCGCTGCTTGCGTATAttcatagagagagaggtataCACATCGTTCCCAGATCAAAGGTCGACGAGCGTGCCTGGTTTCCCTCCCCATCTCATTGTCTCTGGGTAGAGCGATGACAATGCTCAGCGTATTCGGCTTACGCGTAGTCCTGCTCGCTTCTTCTGTTGTGGATGGGTGCATGGCATCCCTTTCTTTCTATTTCGCTTTGTTCGGTCGGTCAATGTGGAcaacaaaagagagggagaaatgGCGATCAAATGCCGCAACAGAcatgcgcacatgcacatagaaatcggagagagaaggggggtaGAGGGGCGTAGGTACAATATACATCGAGCTgcacacacctgcgcacAGCACACGGCGTGCTGTTGCTTTGCCTCTTTACCTTGTCGCTTTCGCCTCACACCGCCAAAGGAAAGCGACgggtggaagagagtgaggaggagaaggtaAGCTGAAGACACGCCACGCATACGTACGGGCGCACGGTGGCGCACAACAGAGGTCCCCTttaaaagaaaaaaaaggacagaGATGCACAGAGGTGTGCAGAGAGGCCCAACAACGGGGGGCTGGGCGATGTGAGAAGCGATGCAAACCGCAACAAGGggccttcccctccctccctccctccttctccagcgaaGATGAAGCCAAGCCGCCCACTAACAACTGACTCCTTGTTTCTACAGTGTCCAACCCCTTTCGCTGTCCTCACTCTACGAGATCGCCTTTGACGGCTCACAAACAGTCAGGACTACCTTGCCGTAGTCGCCGTTCTCCTCCACAAACTTGTGCGCACtggccgcctcctccagtggAAAAGTGCGGCTCACAATCGTAGAGATGATGCGCTCGCTCATGTAGGGCACAATCTCGCGCTCGAAGGAGGTGACGAGCTCCATCTTGTATTGGTCactgcggcagtgcagcttGGAAAAGGCAATCTGCGCCTTCTCCcgaaagagcggcagcgcattCACTCGCACCAGAGCCCCGCCCATGAAGGCGATGACAATGAGGTGGCCATTCGGTGCGAGCACCTGGGCATTCTCGGTGAGGTACGTCCCACCAAAGACCGAATCGACAATCACATTCACACTCTCCTCACCGAAGAGGCACTTTACCTTCGGCGCAAAGGCCCAGCCAAGTTCGTCGCGCGCGTGACTCAGCGCCACGCTTGCATACGCCTTGCACTCGCCTAGCTTTTCCTCCGGTGAAGTCGTGATAGCGGTTGCTCTGAAATACTTCTCCGTTATCTGCGCAGAAGCGCTACCAATGCAGCTGGCACCAGCATGAATGAGGACCCTTTGCCTCGCCTTCACCTTTCCATGGCGATTGAGAATCTGCCACGCCGTGATGAAGGCCTCTGggatggcggcggcctcgGTGAAGGTGTACCCCTgcggcatcgccatcacACAACCCATGTGCGCCACGGCGTAGTCCGCGTAGCCACCgccgggcagcagcgccatgacCCGGTCTCCCTCCTTGACCCTGCCGACCACGTCCGAGCCTACCTGCTCCACGATACCCGCCACCTCGAGTCCTAGAAGGCTGTTCGCGCCGTCTGGAAGCTCATAGCGATCGCGCCATTGCGAGACACCTGCACGATTCACGCCAGCTGCCATTACCTTGATGAGCACATCCGTTCCCTTCTTGACAGCCGCCTTGGGGACTTCGCCGAGTGTCATCATGTCAGCGCCACCGAAGCCCTTCAACACCACTGCGCGCATCATCGTTTGCCCGGCTGGTACGCCAACGtatggtggtggtagtggtggtatgtgaaaaagagagggaattGGAGAGAGCGAACGAGTAAGGGGGTAGGTGGAAAGGGAGTTGTCCATTTGAGAGAATACACAGAAGCAACGGGTgtagcacagagagaaggtaCTCCTAAGAACGGTGTGCATGCGcccgtgtgtgggtgggtatcTGTAGTCGATAAGAAGGGAGTGGCACACACCGCGCTTTTTTCGTCGTTgacgctccctctctctatctgTGTGCCCCTTTCACGCTATTCGGCAGAGTGTGTGGCGGGTCTCAGACACGTGATTTCACACCATGACGATGGGGGAagtggaagaagaggcagcaacaagagagagacacagctCCAGTACCCCTGCAACatgagaggagggaaagggaatAAAAGGGAGGTGGGGCGATGAGAGGCACGCCGTCGGCCATGCACGTGCGAGTGTGTGAAGGCGGGAGTGAAACcagtgcgcacacacacaaagcaccGAGGCAAAACGAGGCACCaacaaaggggaaaaaatgcacgcacacacaccgacatgagcaaacaaacagatacatatacatatatatatatatatgtgtgtgtatatatatacgAAAATAAAGGAGAAAAGGtagagaaaggagagcagcagtgctaGTGGAGGTGTCATGCATAGCGGCTTGCTCGTTAATCTCCTTATCTCCTATGCCTCCTCGGTATGCAGAGGGAGCACAGGAGATGCGTCGTTTACGTTGGGAACTGTGGATGTATCCTGAGCGGTGGTTTTTTTGGTTAGGGCTAGGAGGTGCAGACCGGGGGATCGAGAACAGCGAGGCACTGACACCGACGCATGCCCCaccagggagagggggccgACTCACCGGAGTAGAAGGTCAGCAGAATCATGCATCAAGACTCCCTAAGGAACACTTTGCTTTGACTCAGGGGGGTCCTCCGCCCACTCACATGGATGTGCGCCTCggtgtgccggtgctgctgataGGGATTCGTTCCTTTTGTTCTCGTTTGTAGGAGATGGATGTTGTGCCGCATCACACCGCTGAACGAAAAGTCTTGTTCCCTCGTCTTCCCTCTGGATGGCGGCCATCGCCGGCTCTATGCATCACCGCCACACAAAACAGGTGagtacacgcgcacgcatACTTCATAACACTAAATCATAAAACAAAGATGCTGAAACTGGCATTGACTCAAACGGCGCGCACCCCCTCAGCCTTCCAATCatctctccgtctcctcaAAGGTGCTCGCTCGATAGAACTGCAGCGCTAAAAAAGCACTTAGAGCTCGCGCTGAAAGTGCTAGAGTGAGATGAAGCGATATATATTCCGATACCATACAAGGGTAGAACACCccggagaagcagcgcagaggTTGAGATGAAATTTCACCGGAGCCGCCACCCGAAACTGAAACCGCAGCATCAGCACGCAAACATGAATTACCAAGTCGCTCAGCaagcaagaagagagaaaaaagcgcTAAGATGgcacgcgcaggcacacCTATTCGCACAGATcgaagagaggaagcgacACTCCCCCTCATCAGTGGGAGCAGAGAGcagacaacacacacacaaggagTGTGAGAAAAAGCTGCTAaacggagagaggcaggagaAGGCGCCACAACATGGAAACAAAAGAACAGGGCGCACAGGAATCAACATGTCCCACtcctgcagagagagagagaggcgtacCACCCACGCAGTGAATCAGCAATGCGCACTCACctagggagagagagactgggACACTTCAGGAGACCACACAAAATTGAACTCACCGCGACACGCGCGCCATGGGTAAGACGGAAAAGGGCAAGTCGTGAGAAACGACCGATACCATGAGGAAGGGCGAGCAAACGAAAGGCCGAACGTGAGGCGAGTCTGTTCCAACCCAACGCAATACCAGTGAGCAAAACTCCCAAGAGCATCGTGCTCTTAGtactccccttccttctgACCACTTCGAAACCCACATGGTACAGCAAACACACCACCACGCTACCCTATGGATCGCGTCCCAAGTCCCATACATCTTCCTCCTGCCTCGCCCTTGCAAGCTCTGCACTCCTAAAAGCAGCCAAGCAGTACACACCGGAAAGTCAAACACGAAATTAAAAAAGCGACGGACTGACAAGACcatgaaagagagggaaggcaaagACACTGCGATTGGCCAGCGTGGGAGACCGACGCATCTTGCCGCACAGAGACGCCTCTCCAGAAGCAACAGCGCAAAGTAAAACAAAGAACGAGTAGGCACCCGCACcggcacgcccacacgcacacaggcacgcgcgtCATCGGCGTgagaagcaaaaagggaaaaaaacgcAAGCGCCAGGAACTAAACCCAGCCCAAATACACCCACCACAACAACACAACGAACGATAAGAGAGAACGGCTAAAGGTAGCACTCCTTTTAGCTGTATGCCCACCCAAACACCTGCGCTTCCCTTTGCAGCTCACATgacagcaaaacaaaaaagagagctgGGTGGCAGCACCAGGCGAAGAGAACGaagcacacagacagaaAACCCCCGTCACCATtgcccctgccgctgcagcgctcctccTTACCTCCTCCAACGCGGCCATTCTCCGCCGTCCAGCGCATGACGTCCGGCGCTCCGCACTCGACCCCGGCCCGTCGCAGGCCCACCGGTNNNNNNNNNNNNNNNNNNNNNNNNNNNNNNNNNNNNNNNNNNNNNNNNNNNNNNNNNNNNNNNNNNNNNNNNNNNNNNNNNNNNNNNNNNNNNNNNNNNNNNNNNNNNNNNNNNNNNNNNNNNNNNNNNNNNNNNNNNNNNNNNNNNNNNNNNNNNNNNNNNNNNNNNNNNNNNNNNNNNNNNNNNNNNNNNNNNNNNNNNNNNNNNNNNNNNNNNNNNNNNNNNNNNNNNNNNNNNNNNNNNNNNNNNNNNNNNNNNNNNNNNNNNNNNNNNNNNNNNNNNNNNNNNNNNNNNNNNNNNNNNNNNNNNNNNNNNNNNNNNNNNNNNNNNNNNNNNNNNNNNNNNNNNNNNNNNNNNNNNNNNNNNNNNNNNNNNNNNNNNNNNNNNNNNNNNNNNNNNNNNNNNNNNNNNNNNNNNNNNNNNNNNNNNNNNNNNNNNNNNNNNNNNNNNNNNNNNNNNNNNNNNNNNNNNNNNNNNNNNNNNNNNNNNNNNNNNNNNNNNNNNNNNNNNNNNNNNNNNNNNNNNNNNNNNNNNNNNNNNNNNNNNNNNNNNNNNNNNNNNNNNNNNNNNNNNNNNNNNNNNNNNN harbors:
- a CDS encoding hypothetical protein (TriTrypDB/GeneDB-style sysID: LpmP.23.1010); amino-acid sequence: MMDRLLLEQSGRAHTSGAVNRTEATLPIARHALNNGESSRPSSGERYVNASAEGLRRAPCPSPLQLLASPVLDTRRPVGGDAAAAAAQISRATGLYPSRRLTPIHDCEQTAVRERHLAVAAAPTLPSRKPSGSPTHSASSNDIGTSASTPFAYTSLQHRKVPSPALYPVIPEAYRDEQLHHHQPDGGGRRYLTPPWWWRGGLEEREEDSGLVRGVAHHFNPSMSQRRAGTGNLSLRTAQARRDHGEKRWLSSPSAPTSPPLRSRPPSACEERPPRPRSPLASSHARLYTSSKLQEAEGDVSPLTFVEPGAYRFDDIELRITRSGDGPRDPCARAHQPVRQFGRMSSRYSLRHGSLPASPSMDLAQPRGPSSAASSSKTTPSGSARTVTTDSGTEATSQCTALSNVLATSSGSKFRLRVYQESSNHPSGFAVPQRGAGTAAPVQAIRSGLAALPQTAADRCAIERATNAIPRSMIYGSSNHASALALVAYRQGVAAETGVDPAQLRQGPLSARYDRVRSGMREVVVEQADDYGGGGGGASLMHTATRLRVGALRTRELYDPVSGLARKPNEVPAAYLKSMVAAEAARKHLHVTPSLQAAAATAVPYRYDSVDSSASSDASGNPSVLLKRGQIKSGLSARVDTLSRLAQRRRQRANARAAQLHTTHGVTGLPLRPDERRLYWAEHVPLHAAPVRGLNAVLQGVGEAEEGLFFESAGMRGEWAERESSGKGASWSGTDVDMCREGDTEVTLDHPHASLEESSFDDDGADHEDEVRLAAGVAGSHRRGRKGRGEFQVDSAPLRHARLSPHAVERCPFFSASPAMAGVSAHGSRGVAADASLAYMERLNGLVDSDADGGTTFTSVGDDMRTRCLGHDGRSHHRTVSGHHTGMPLAEQSRGTLPPRRSHPQDQPEYNRHGDEDLLLYPPLLTPLLQEVDACLRFHGLPTMAELWRWGVGDQEVILQAAGFKRVERQTILWELERMIRVSSTRCTVPSAA
- a CDS encoding hypothetical protein (TriTrypDB/GeneDB-style sysID: LpmP.23.1020) produces the protein MPRYDSVSRVGAATLEAIERERELLEREELMYPGYTTLRIQELKHTVTNKASTQAELQHAADALREELDGLLEVVGREVEKPMSTQRLLLLKWQQRQQRLQNRENAFQTGPSSTPAFRVVLQADGTEVIERPGRDTPRAPVHETEDAYLSQAVEAEELSPEALIPEKTIVTTADVNHVRYLLGLTYRRLKRCDEAEKVFYDVLADDVTNVDAIESLLELDTGIEGWVPRIRVLLDYLNEGYAKVLQEGRLQPATAPNKLPIIDAHCAEEPCAELSPDAPTTSTPTPQQSSSPSSSMSPEAAVTITAGADVARAPTPHYTTLPQVSPVEVALSILSDLIVEAAAQKCSTDGEGAASRFFIEAMDPIVRVLDRDYACLLLEALFRAVDEQHFAVRFDSDDISPAARKFALSLVIAFLKALMARRIYEMLPQSVRFHFFTLVKLHTALRSAGRVHESYKICEQLMQLYRANSSVYRARVHASPRAAPRPSPLPAISPSPSSLHCKCSSELGVSAARHGSVAPTDVEAQNAAAAAAARVPVPSLQEVSASCAPTVDPKGVVEEVPPTESSQCSEPPDILDDQDANYREALFQYVNDRAHDSPALGRRLCMEAMAEFPACAAPWETLALLIHKEDPKRNLGDAIIAARRAMELEPFNIRVIVTLANFYKASHRYELYDRMMDRYRLMSYMVEEGASEADMVATAAEIAMLDEQTPQAQDLVEETGRAMKEFLERMEQATTYSMPIDKEPRLLRDGPMRFITQQPDMRPAEVEAHDKSLLRQIQMLESWQQR
- a CDS encoding quinone oxidoreductase-like protein (TriTrypDB/GeneDB-style sysID: LpmP.23.1030), giving the protein MMRAVVLKGFGGADMMTLGEVPKAAVKKGTDVLIKVMAAGVNRAGVSQWRDRYELPDGANSLLGLEVAGIVEQVGSDVVGRVKEGDRVMALLPGGGYADYAVAHMGCVMAMPQGYTFTEAAAIPEAFITAWQILNRHGKVKARQRVLIHAGASCIGSASAQITEKYFRATAITTSPEEKLGECKAYASVALSHARDELGWAFAPKVKCLFGEESVNVIVDSVFGGTYLTENAQVLAPNGHLIVIAFMGGALVRVNALPLFREKAQIAFSKLHCRSDQYKMELVTSFEREIVPYMSERIISTIVSRTFPLEEAASAHKFVEENGDYGKVVLTVCEPSKAIS